Proteins encoded within one genomic window of Gadus macrocephalus chromosome 16, ASM3116895v1:
- the LOC132474046 gene encoding P2Y purinoceptor 6-like: MDDFHLCPLSDYYKRFLLPVSYSVTFVAGLGLNVVLLWDVCSRQPQQHRNGSGTVVYVANLAVADLLYVLTLPILIVSYAMGNVWYFGDIVCKIVRFLFIVNLHCSMTLLSCVSVYRFLGVRFPVSALRLRTKRAAVWTSGSVWVVVTAEVLPTLAYSHTGLIDNQTVCFEMTDPRQFNLYFPYGIFLCVVGFFLPFLLTVCCYCSMIRTLCRPSRASSPLGAANTRNKSLRTLVVVCVFFVFCFVPYHVVRTVYLFVRVYMVDDCHELNVVVIALKIWQPLISLNCCANPLLFFLGSGRYRKKLRTWLCPRNTRVLPAAVCVVVVEAGPKLSCPA, encoded by the coding sequence ATGGACGATTTCCACCTGTGCCCGTTGTCGGACTACTACAAACGGTTCCTTCTGCCGGTGAGCTACAGTGTGACCTTCGTGGCGGGCCTGGGCCTCAACGTGGTGCTGCTGTGGGACGTGTGCTCCCGGCAACCCCAGCAGCACCGCAACGGCAGCGGGACGGTGGTCTACGTGGCCAACCTGGCCGTGGCGGATCTACTCTATGTGCTGACCCTGCCGATACTCATCGTCAGCTACGCCATGGGAAACGTGTGGTACTTTGGGGACATCGTGTGCAAAATCGTGCGCTTCCTCTTCATCGTGAACCTGCACTGCAGCATGACGCTCCTGTCCTGCGTCAGCGTGTACCGGTTCCTCGGGGTGCGCTTCCCCGTCTCCGCGCTGCGCCTCAGGACCAAACGCGCGGCCGTGTGGACGTCGGGCTccgtgtgggtggtggtgacggCCGAGGTGCTGCCAACCTTGGCTTACAGCCACACGGGGCTGATAGACAACCAGACGGTGTGCTTTGAAATGACCGATCCAAGGCAATTCAACCTCTACTTCCCCTATGGGATCTTCCTGTGCGTGGTTGGGTTCTTCCTGCCGTTCCTGCTGACCGTGTGCTGCTACTGCTCCATGATCAGGACGCTCTGTCGCCCGAGCAGGGCCAGCTCTCCGCTCGGAGCTGCGAACACGCGCAACAAGTCGTTACGCACTCTCGTGGTGGTGTGCGTCTTCTTCGTGTTCTGCTTCGTGCCCTACCATGTGGTGCGGACGGTGTACCTGTTTGTGAGGGTGTACATGGTCGACGACTGTCACGAGCTCAACGTGGTCGTGATCGCCTTGAAGATCTGGCAGCCGCTCATCAGCCTGAACTGCTGCGCcaatcctctcctcttcttcctgggCTCGGGCAGGTACCGCAAGAAGCTCCGCACGTGGCTGTGTCCGAGGAACACGAGGGTGCTTCCGGCCGCCGTGTGTGTAGTGGTCGTAGAGGCCGGGCCCAAACTGTCATGCCCGGCCTGA